A DNA window from Candidatus Vicinibacter affinis contains the following coding sequences:
- a CDS encoding OmpA family protein: MNKIFITFLIFSTISFGLFGQPVSGNTPAALIKSGDEQIEKGQYYNALDQYEKAYKEIKEKDLAIKIAKTHFLLRDYNKSATWFGRVLSRDKSNKYFEERVAYGKTLKMNAQYTEAAAEFSNYLATGQDSTLLTIAQNELAGIALLETMKENVSLIVKNAGNQVNNPESQSSPALDVDGNLYYGSLSSKDSKEEGGVHFSKLFQSAYSEGKGYAKGTELEELINREGYHSSNVSFSKDGTIMFFTRTLSEGGHMDESKIYASSKTASGWSPALEVTGVNGDYMSRHPYEGELFGSKVLFFSANIPGGKGGFDLYYATKTGEGQYSEPVNLGSLNTVSDDLTPFYQDGKLYFSSEGWPNIGGFDVFVSNWNGSEWSEPKNVGTPINTSTDDLYYRVSADGERGFLVSNRPDPESKSLKGKTCCDDIYLVNKRKLVIELNAIAKTEAKKPLKGITCQLVEMSMGKEGNIQTKSNSEGNQVNYLLDKDKSYKLVISKDGYFPQEIQLNTVGITEDQVINKEFLFKMMPPESDIEIITINEPIRLSNIYYDFDDDKILKDAEKDLSAILDLMSKYPNMVIELGSHTDSRGDDTYNLKLSERRANSARRWLVNKGVDGKRIKAKGYGETVILNNCTNGEDCSDDEHRFNRRTEFKILEGPTTIEVRKEVLNKKGKASKR, translated from the coding sequence ATGAATAAAATATTCATTACCTTTTTGATATTCTCCACCATTTCCTTCGGATTATTTGGACAGCCGGTCAGTGGCAACACACCAGCCGCCTTGATTAAGTCCGGTGATGAACAAATCGAAAAAGGTCAATACTACAACGCCCTCGACCAGTATGAGAAGGCCTATAAAGAAATAAAAGAAAAGGATCTTGCCATTAAAATTGCCAAGACTCATTTTTTACTGCGAGATTACAACAAATCTGCAACCTGGTTTGGTCGGGTCCTCAGCAGAGATAAGAGCAATAAATATTTTGAGGAGCGTGTCGCCTATGGCAAAACCCTTAAAATGAATGCTCAATACACAGAGGCAGCAGCTGAGTTCAGCAATTATTTGGCGACCGGTCAAGACAGCACATTGTTGACAATAGCTCAAAATGAACTGGCCGGAATTGCCTTACTGGAAACCATGAAAGAAAATGTAAGTCTGATCGTCAAAAATGCCGGTAACCAGGTGAATAATCCTGAATCGCAGAGCAGTCCTGCCTTAGACGTTGATGGCAATTTATACTACGGTTCGCTCTCTTCCAAAGATTCTAAAGAAGAAGGCGGGGTGCATTTTAGTAAACTTTTTCAATCTGCTTACTCAGAAGGAAAGGGATATGCGAAAGGAACCGAACTGGAAGAATTGATCAATAGGGAAGGATACCACAGTTCTAATGTGAGTTTTAGTAAAGACGGAACCATCATGTTTTTTACAAGGACACTGTCAGAAGGTGGACACATGGATGAAAGTAAAATTTATGCCTCTTCCAAAACAGCGTCAGGCTGGAGCCCGGCACTCGAAGTGACCGGCGTGAATGGAGATTATATGTCCAGACATCCCTACGAAGGTGAATTGTTTGGAAGTAAAGTACTCTTTTTCTCCGCAAACATTCCAGGTGGGAAGGGAGGATTCGATCTTTACTACGCCACTAAAACAGGAGAAGGACAATACAGTGAACCTGTAAATTTGGGAAGTCTGAACACCGTTTCTGATGACCTGACTCCTTTTTATCAGGACGGAAAACTTTATTTCAGTTCTGAAGGATGGCCTAATATCGGTGGCTTTGACGTTTTTGTTTCCAATTGGAATGGATCCGAATGGTCAGAACCAAAAAATGTAGGCACACCGATCAATACTTCGACCGATGATCTTTACTACCGAGTAAGTGCAGATGGGGAAAGAGGATTTCTCGTATCGAATCGACCTGATCCTGAATCCAAGTCACTTAAAGGCAAAACTTGCTGTGATGACATTTATTTGGTGAACAAAAGAAAGTTGGTCATCGAATTAAACGCCATTGCTAAAACAGAAGCAAAAAAGCCACTCAAAGGCATCACTTGCCAGTTGGTGGAAATGAGCATGGGTAAAGAAGGAAATATCCAAACTAAATCCAACTCTGAAGGAAATCAGGTCAACTATCTGTTGGATAAGGACAAGTCCTATAAATTAGTAATTTCTAAAGATGGATATTTTCCACAGGAGATTCAATTGAATACAGTTGGAATTACTGAAGATCAGGTTATCAACAAAGAGTTTCTCTTCAAAATGATGCCTCCTGAATCAGATATTGAAATTATTACGATCAATGAACCAATCAGATTAAGCAACATCTATTATGATTTTGACGACGACAAAATATTAAAGGATGCCGAAAAGGATTTAAGTGCCATTTTGGATTTGATGAGTAAATATCCCAATATGGTCATCGAACTTGGATCGCACACGGATTCCAGAGGAGACGATACCTATAATCTTAAATTGTCAGAAAGAAGAGCCAATTCAGCTCGAAGGTGGTTGGTGAATAAAGGAGTGGATGGCAAAAGAATCAAGGCTAAAGGGTATGGAGAAACAGTGATCCTGAATAATTGCACCAATGGGGAAGACTGCAGCGACGACGAACACAGATTTAACCGCAGGACTGAATTTAAGATTCTCGAAGGACCAACTACCATTGAAGTCAGAAAAGAAGTCCTCAACAAAAAAGGGAAGGCTTCAAAAAGATAA